The Phocoenobacter uteri genomic sequence AATGATGTGTGTAAAAATAGGTCGTATTTTATCAGGTGATCCAAACTATGATGACAGTTGGAAGGATATTGCAGGTTATGCAATTTTAGGGGGTAATTTGGATAAGGGGAACGATGATGAGTAATACATTACTAGAAATTCAAATAAAGTCAGTTAGAGAGTTAAATGGTGAAGGCATTACATTCTGGGGAGGTAAAACTTGTATGGATATTCCAAAGCAAAGAAGTAATGGATACTCAGCAGATTTATATTTTGATGAAGCTAAATTTTTTCAACAACAACTTGAGCATTGGATAAACAAAAATATAGACAAAAGAGAGGAAACAACAATGACAGCAACGACATTTAAAACAGGTGATAAGGTATATTATCCGGATCACGATTGTAAAATTCATACACTTGAACGTGATGCGATGGGAAACCGGCTCTCAATTAAGTTAGATAGCGATCAGTGCTTCAATTCTTATGTTCCATTTACTAATAAGGGCTCTTTAGACGCTTCTGGGATTCAAAAAATATTTTTAGCAACTGAAGAAAATCACAAGCTACTTTCACAATTATATCCAAATATCGAATTTGAAAAACCTAAGTTAAGGGGAAGTGAATTAGCTAAGAAACTAGCTAAGGATCAATATATTTTAGCTTGGGTATCCCCTGTTTCAGACAAAGAAGCAAGAAACAGAACAATCCCTGATGTAATTAAATATAATAATGCTAATAACCGCTTTGAGTCAGAATATGGCTCTAAATGGGAATATGCTGTTCCTGTAAGATTAACTAAAAATGGAACAGTGGAAATCACAGAAGAGGTTAGATAAGGAGAGAATTATGAATGTAAATGACACGATGGTCAGCAAACCTAAACTATGTAAAATGACGACGCTCTCCTACCCGACCATTTGGCGAAGAATAAAAGCAGGGCGATTTCCCAAACCTTACCCTCTTTCCCAAAATCGCGTTGCTTGGAAACTCAGTGAAGTTCAAGCTTGGATAGAAGAACAAGGCAAAAATGTAATGTAGAAAGGTGCAGATAAATGGGCTAAAATATTAAATGAAATATTTTAGCCCATTTTTTTATTTATCAGTTTACTATGCACTTCAATATAATAAAAACAGATCCTGATCTTTTTACACCAAAAGCAACGGTATAAATGACGGTATAAAAATAACAAATAACAGGTAACAACTTGATTTTTATAAACTTTTATATTGATGAGATTATAGAGTGGGAGTGATATTTTACTGTTTCATATTGTTTCAGGACATTTCAAAAATAGTATAAAAGCCTTAATTATAAGGCTTTTATCATTTCAGGGCGTTTCATCGCATTTCATTGTATTTCAATTTTTTGTCGGTATAATCTGCGGTATTATTTTTCTATACCGTTAATTTTTTAGAAAATACCGTTATAAAACAAACGGTATTTATTTGGAGCTAAAATGCTGAGTAATTCTAAACTTAAATCGCTTAAACCCAAAGAAAAAGCCTATAAAGTCGCTGATCGTGATGGGCTTTATGTTTTCGTGTCTAAGAAGGGGAC encodes the following:
- a CDS encoding helix-turn-helix transcriptional regulator translates to MNVNDTMVSKPKLCKMTTLSYPTIWRRIKAGRFPKPYPLSQNRVAWKLSEVQAWIEEQGKNVM